From Rhodothermales bacterium, a single genomic window includes:
- the wecB gene encoding UDP-N-acetylglucosamine 2-epimerase (non-hydrolyzing) — MEQKRIKVLVMFGTRPEAIKMVPLIPELQKYPDIFEPIVVSTGQHREMLAQVLALFEIEPDHDLDVMVPNQTLAGLTSRLIQKLDALFSEVKPDVVLVHGDTTTALAGGLAAYYHQIPIGHVEAGLRTYDKYSPFPEEMNRHLVDTLATFHFAPTQTSADHLRSEGLPDTYIRITGNTVIDALQTVVQKPCDLPLDLDWGARRVILVTAHRRESFGEPLENICQALKNIAAQYPDVEIVYPVHYNPNVRRTVYAQLEGVERIHLIDPLDYLEFAHMMAKSYLILTDSGGIQEEAPALGVPVLVMRDVTERPEAVAAGTVRIVGTDTAAIEAEVDALMQPAAHRAMSQAINPYGDGLASSRIVSILKEAFAHEPALDPTQPV; from the coding sequence ATGGAGCAGAAACGCATCAAGGTCCTCGTGATGTTCGGCACGCGGCCGGAAGCCATCAAGATGGTTCCCCTCATTCCCGAACTCCAGAAATACCCCGACATTTTCGAACCGATCGTCGTATCGACCGGGCAGCATCGCGAGATGCTGGCGCAGGTGCTGGCGCTGTTCGAGATCGAGCCCGACCACGATCTGGACGTGATGGTGCCGAATCAGACCCTCGCCGGCCTGACCTCGCGCCTCATCCAGAAGCTGGATGCGCTCTTCAGCGAGGTGAAGCCGGACGTCGTGCTGGTGCACGGCGACACGACCACCGCGCTCGCCGGCGGGCTCGCCGCCTACTACCATCAGATTCCGATAGGTCACGTGGAAGCCGGGCTGCGGACGTACGACAAATACAGTCCGTTTCCCGAGGAGATGAACCGTCATCTCGTCGATACGCTCGCCACGTTCCACTTCGCGCCGACGCAGACGTCCGCCGACCACCTCCGCAGCGAGGGGTTGCCGGACACCTACATCCGCATCACCGGCAACACGGTCATCGACGCGCTGCAGACCGTCGTGCAGAAGCCCTGCGATCTGCCGCTCGACCTCGACTGGGGCGCCCGGCGCGTCATCCTCGTCACGGCGCACCGCCGCGAGAGCTTTGGCGAACCCCTGGAGAACATCTGCCAGGCGCTGAAGAACATCGCCGCGCAGTATCCGGATGTCGAGATCGTCTACCCGGTGCACTACAACCCCAACGTGCGGCGCACCGTGTATGCCCAGCTGGAGGGCGTGGAACGGATCCACCTGATCGACCCACTCGACTACCTGGAGTTCGCCCACATGATGGCGAAGAGCTACCTGATCCTGACCGATTCGGGCGGCATCCAGGAAGAAGCGCCGGCGCTCGGCGTGCCGGTCCTCGTCATGCGCGACGTCACGGAGCGGCCCGAGGCCGTGGCCGCCGGCACGGTGCGCATCGTCGGCACCGACACCGCCGCTATCGAAGCGGAGGTCGACGCCCTGATGCAGCCTGCGGCGCACCGCGCCATGTCCCAGGCGATC
- a CDS encoding TolC family protein translates to MIAFIAFLLLAPADTLHLQACYQLAEAHHPRRQELALQDDIAALRLDNLSTRFLPSLSLQSQAVYQSSLPSFPIALPGVSGPEISHDQYRVSLNVDQLVYDGGATRTQQHLERIQRDMARQDVEVDVYRVREQVNAAYFGALAAEARLASLGTLAEDLAARHSRLEAQVRAGVVTPGNADVLAVEQLRIRQQIAEAESARQTAVAVLAELIGQPVGDDPLAWPEPPAPVFENQRKRPEYAAFSLSETLLAEQQALASVKTRPRVASFVEAAYGRPAGLDLFDNRFQPFYSFGLRVQWGFWDWHASRRDRDALSLQREVVSAREAAFTRQLDVAVQEHLQAMERLEALIAQDDEIIGLRVRIASASASQLENGVVTATDYLIERNAEQQARLTRDLHALQLLRSRIEYATVLGNGW, encoded by the coding sequence ATGATCGCATTCATCGCCTTTCTCCTCCTCGCTCCGGCCGACACGCTCCACCTGCAAGCCTGCTACCAGCTGGCCGAGGCGCACCATCCGCGCCGGCAGGAGCTTGCGCTCCAGGACGACATCGCCGCGCTGCGGCTCGACAATCTGTCGACCCGCTTCCTGCCGTCGTTGTCGTTGCAGAGCCAGGCCGTGTATCAATCCTCCCTGCCCTCGTTCCCCATCGCGCTGCCCGGCGTCTCGGGGCCGGAGATCAGCCACGATCAATACCGGGTGTCGCTGAATGTGGATCAGCTGGTGTACGACGGCGGCGCGACCCGCACCCAGCAGCATCTCGAACGCATCCAGCGCGACATGGCGCGGCAGGATGTGGAGGTGGACGTATACCGCGTCCGCGAACAGGTCAATGCCGCCTATTTCGGCGCGCTGGCCGCCGAGGCGCGGCTGGCCTCCCTGGGCACGCTCGCGGAGGATCTCGCGGCGCGGCACAGCCGGCTCGAGGCGCAGGTGCGCGCCGGCGTGGTGACGCCGGGCAATGCGGACGTGCTCGCAGTCGAACAGCTGCGGATCCGCCAGCAGATCGCGGAGGCGGAATCGGCGCGGCAGACGGCGGTGGCCGTGCTTGCGGAACTCATCGGTCAACCCGTCGGCGACGACCCGCTGGCGTGGCCGGAGCCTCCGGCACCGGTCTTCGAGAATCAGCGCAAACGCCCGGAATACGCGGCGTTCTCCCTGAGTGAGACCCTGCTCGCCGAGCAGCAGGCGCTGGCGTCCGTCAAGACGCGTCCCCGCGTGGCCAGCTTCGTGGAAGCGGCCTACGGCCGGCCGGCCGGGCTCGACCTGTTCGACAACCGGTTTCAGCCGTTTTATTCGTTCGGCCTGCGCGTCCAGTGGGGCTTCTGGGACTGGCACGCGAGCCGGCGAGACCGCGACGCGCTCTCGCTCCAGCGCGAGGTCGTCTCCGCGCGCGAAGCGGCCTTCACCCGCCAGCTCGACGTGGCCGTGCAGGAGCACCTGCAAGCCATGGAGCGCCTCGAAGCCTTGATCGCGCAGGATGACGAGATCATCGGTCTCCGCGTCCGCATCGCGTCCGCGTCGGCCAGCCAGCTCGAAAACGGCGTCGTGACGGCGACGGATTATCTCATCGAACGGAATGCCGAGCAGCAGGCCCGGCTCACCCGCGACCTGCACGCGCTGCAGCTCCTTCGAAGCCGCATTGAATATGCCACCGTACTTGGCAATGGCTGGTGA
- a CDS encoding TetR/AcrR family transcriptional regulator, with the protein MENQQETEGRVLSAATDEFHEKGFHGARMQEIARRAGLNQSLLHYYYRTKDRLFEAVFHRAAKQVMAPVLETLDGDAPVMEKAARFVHKYVDQVLAHPHLPGFVVEELRRNPDRLRQFMGRQTDGLYARLSAQIEAAVAAGEIRPIEPAHFLANLVALCAFPVVARPMVQTITEMSDSDYLTFLNQRKEAVVRFITDALVP; encoded by the coding sequence ATGGAAAATCAGCAAGAGACGGAAGGGCGGGTGCTCTCGGCGGCTACCGACGAGTTTCACGAGAAGGGCTTTCACGGGGCGCGCATGCAGGAAATCGCGCGCCGCGCGGGGCTCAATCAGTCGCTCCTGCACTACTACTACCGCACCAAGGACCGGCTCTTCGAGGCCGTCTTCCACCGCGCGGCGAAGCAGGTCATGGCGCCCGTGCTCGAAACGCTCGACGGCGACGCGCCGGTGATGGAGAAGGCGGCGCGCTTCGTGCACAAATACGTCGACCAGGTGCTGGCCCATCCGCACCTGCCCGGCTTTGTCGTCGAGGAGTTGCGCCGCAATCCGGACCGGCTGCGGCAGTTCATGGGCCGGCAGACGGATGGGTTGTATGCGCGGCTCAGCGCGCAGATCGAGGCCGCCGTGGCGGCCGGCGAGATCCGGCCCATCGAGCCGGCGCACTTTCTCGCCAATCTGGTGGCGCTCTGCGCGTTCCCGGTGGTCGCCCGCCCCATGGTGCAGACCATCACCGAAATGAGCGATTCGGACTATCTGACGTTTTTGAACCAGCGAAAGGAAGCGGTCGTCCGCTTCATCACTGACGCCCTCGTGCCATGA